One Salvia miltiorrhiza cultivar Shanhuang (shh) chromosome 6, IMPLAD_Smil_shh, whole genome shotgun sequence genomic window, ACAATAAATAATGCGTttcctaaaaaataaaaagaaagaaaaaacataagaaaacaaaatacaaaaataaagaaaaagaaaaaaacaaaacaaaacaacaaatgaTGTGGGGTAATCCATtgatttaaaaattgaaaatgggtacattaaatcatcaaaaataatatttccaACTATATTTCAGAGCCTCTTTTCTACCCAATTAAATCACAATGAATGCAAAGAGTACTGTTTGATTGTACTACTCTTGCTTCTTATTAAATTATTGTGCACAACTTGTGTTGGCCAAACTATAataaggggttaatgtctaaattCAAAGGTTTTGAGTTTGAATTTTTTGGGATGttacctttaaatttctttgtttaatactttaatttagcaaaaaattaaattattgtgCCACTTGGCTGGAAATATAATGCTCAATTAATGGGGATAAGTAAGCCATCTCCAGAgaaatatttttcacaattttgagTGTAAGTAATATTAGTTCATCGTTGCAAATTATCAACtaagaaaattatttttaaattttacgaATTTTCTTTCATATTGTATAATGTTTTAGGTGATTTAATTTAGACATAGTTTGAAATTGGTGATCTTGTGCAAGGATATGATGAGGATAATCGACAAGAATATCGAAAagttaaatcaaattgctaggcTTTCGATTCGATGAGTAAAAATATATGGAAAAATAGCTATAATATGAATAATACAATAGAATAActaaacaattttttattttaaaaaattaaatagattaagattttttctatttaaggcCATAATGTGATTGCAGCAACACTTTTAAAAAAATGGGGCCTTGTTttagtggcaaagttgaggcacccaaagactctcctttgtgagaggtcttagCTAGGTTCAATCTCGTCTACGTGCGGTGATGTTTAATTTCCCACTTTAGGTGGTGTTGTACGGTGATGTTTTCTCACTTTAGGTGTTGTATTCCCGCCTGCGTACGGTTGTATTATTTGGTGTTGAGGTCCCACCCGCAAGACATTTTTCGTctgcgtgcggtgatgtttttcTATCGTTGGATGGTGGTGAGGTCCCGCCTGCATGCGAATTGCATAATTGTTTATAttcagatacctcttgtaatttcaaataaatattagaaTGTCTCATACTACTAGCTAGCTAATTTCTCCTCTGTAAACGTGTTCAGATGGAGACtgtttcaatattcaatttCCCATTTATGAGTTGACAAACACACAGGCTGAGTGTCAATTCATTATCCTTTCTATCGATAAAGATTGGGATATATATATCCCTTATCcccttataaataaatatcgaCATTAAATATAgttttcttttcattaatatCGCAAGCTGTCATTTTAATTTGGGTTAATTGCCACaaaaaccatatactttttttatttttgattttttttttatgacaaaaaaaatctgaactGAAATACATCAATTAGaaaattaattgtaattttccCCCGCGTCCATTTTCCGACGAGCTCCGGTGTAGCTCCAATTAAACGTGGCATAATTCATTCTATTTGTCAAAATAAATTGATGACTAGGCAGCCACATCGCCTGCTGACTCGAAGAAGGAACAGTTGCATGGATGAAGTTATTGGACACCTGTTGAAACTTGTCGTTGCCCGGTGAAGACACCAGAGAGATGCCGGAAGTCATAATCAAAGCTGAACATCTATACTCCCGCCATCGTCCAACAAATGTTTTTTCCCCCAAATTCAAGAAATCCAAGAAAACCAAaccaaaaatcaagaaaaagagAGTGTAGGCGGAAGAACCTCTGTTAAATGTTCACAAATTTGTCCTTATCGCCGCCGCCTGAAACCCAAATTTCTGAAAGAGGCGCCGCAGATCTGGTTCTGCCTCTCTCCCTCTGCTTTGTCAAGCAATGAGCCCTAATTAATGAGAATGGAGGCGAGCGAACTGGAAGAGGAAAGGGAAGGGCGAAGGCGGTGTGTGGAAGCGGCGAGGCGAGAGGGCGGAGGTGGGAGCCGGGATCTGAATCAGTTCTCTCAAAACTAATTGTCGTGCCGATTGCCAATCACCGTCGGCATCGAGGACTCGGGGTGGAGTCACGAGGCTCGGGCAAGGCGACCGTTGACTGGTCTGCTGGCGtcgtttaattaaaattaaaacggCATCGTCTCGTTCAATTCCCGGCGATGACACGCTGGAAATTCGATTGCCACCTCGGATTCAATTTGGGGAAAAAATGGACGGGGGAAAATTGCGATTAATTTTCCAATTGATGTATTTCagttcagattttttttgtcatgggaaaaaatcaaaaatcgaaaaagtatatggtttttgcggcaattaacccttttaatttttgcaaaatAGTCTGAGCTAGTGTAcataatatgaatattttgtacTTAGTATGCAAACTATCATTGGTGCATCGTTTTATACTAAAAATATCCGACAGTGAGTCGATATGCTCATATTGCAAAGAGttctaatttgaaataaaagtaATAAGTATTATTTGCCTTCGGTTAACTATTGATATTGTTTATTTTTGGAAAAGTCATTCGCATTTTATGACCGAATAAAAAGTTTAATCTTACTTAGAAGGATATGTCATTCATAGTTCTAGCATTCATGATATTGGCAAACAATTTTGGCAAGTAAAACTCTGCTTTGGCactcatgaaaaaaaaaaaggttatatatgtatttaaatgTATATAGAGagggaaaataaatttttaattgaaatataCTATTTGGTAAAACATAGTATTTCgacaatatttatattttaaaaaattttggTATATCAACagtttcatttgaaaatgagataGAAAAAACTTTCTTTATTTTGTCTTGGTGCTTCAACAATGATGACCTTTTCCTTTCCCATGCATAGTTATGACGGCCTCTtgggctatttttaaatttgaaatgtTGTTGATAATTATGGGCTTAAAATGGCAAATTGGGCTTATAACTTGGCCCAAAATCGGCCCACTCCCCTCCTTAAAATAAGTTCtcactcaacccaaaacacggGCACACACGATCACACAAAAATCTCACTTAAACGAGATCTTATGAAAATCGAAACTCTATATTAtgcacatgaaatgcataaatTCTTATtggttttaataaataattaacttttagaaaataaaatatagtactatTTTATTCTCTATCTCAATTATTTAACTCGCGCACAAGGCATCAAGGCTCTTATTGTAACATAACACCCCATATATTTTAGATTAATTatttagtattttcttgtataacttattatttttagataattacatgatatatatagatatgcaccattaattttatctagactattattattattattattattattattattattattattattattattattattattattattattattattattattcattcgattcctattagaattagaactattttcttatcattttatttcttattttattaggaGACATACatagaatataattttttacaCGTATCAAAAATCCCTcacaaactagtataaatagaggcacAATTATTCCACTAAGAATACACACACGTAGAAGCGGAAGCAAGCTACATCGGTTAGATTTTcaacacaaaatcttgggtacacctgagtgtaccgtacaaccgggttgacccgtacctataatagtattatttatatgagtTGGGTCAGGATATGAATTCAAATCAGGATGCAGGTCAAAGTTTAAGTGAAGGTATGACCCGGTTATACGGTACaccgtacacccgggtgtatcCAAGACCACCTCATATTTCAATCTTTATTTTCTCATCCATTATATGGTTCGTTGATTTTCATTTTAGTATCGAATCTGTGGAGTTTTGGTTTTTTAGTTTGAATTCATCAAATATTTTTCAGATTTTGTTTCCCAAAAGTGGCGGATATGTTAAACTCTATAAGTtgtattctttatttataaacgatattttaattctttaaaagTTTCTAGATATATGATATCGTGTTTAACTTCAaatttttagtttaagttataATAGGATTTATATTGAAGCGTATTATTTAGTGATAGAAAGTTATTTAGAATGAAGTTAGCTCACATTGTCAGATGATATATATCGACTTACAAGTTCTATCTTAaatcaaaaaatgaaaagttgGAACTAGTGTATTCCTCCTCCTATATACTAATAGAACATATTCACTCGAGACCAACAATTTCCTATAATttcattttacatttttttattaacaatAATCATATAATTTGATTCGGTCATAAATAAATTCAAGCGTCATGGAACGTTCTTATATATAATTTCAGAAAACTTATATGTTAATTACTTTTTTTAACATGTAAAGATTATCTGCATTAGTATATTAAATTAGAACAAACAATTAGAAGTCAAAAAGTatcttaattaatattaaacttttaatttaaatCTAGGTCTTCGTAATTATCTCAAtccatatattaaaaaaaatgaagtgttaaaaatataaaatacaatgGATTGAATACAATGGGAGTTGTTTTTTCTACTTTCTTGGTTTTGGTTAAAGATGGTGATAGGGATGACAGttgatcttggacccggtccagatccgtttttatggatttggatctcaattttttgaatTCGACGGATCTGGATTTGAATtttggatctcagttttgaaaatggatctggatcttgaaattttagatccggatccggcccaaaTCCGatccgtggatccgttttattttatatatatatttttttttattttatatttagtttaaaagtaaataatattaactaaattaaaaataataaataaattatattcaaaagaataaaaactaaaagaaattagataaaagtattttgtgttatattttgcatgatggaaattagatgttgttgattttgtgaaattttttaaatttaatttaaaaatagtagatccatggttCTGGACCCGCGGatttggatctggatccaaaatttttagatccacggatctgtatctgatatataaaaatgaatCTGGATCTGATATTGACCAGACCCGATctagatccggcccgttgccatccctatacGGTGAGGGCCCTATATAAAAGTGAGAACCTATCAGGCTGATTTTTTACAAGTATCGACTACCCCATTTACcgagtgtgtgagagagagagacgatgcCGTCGGCGACTTTGTCTGGAGCCCTTATAGGATTTGGAGTAGAGAAGTATATCAACACATTCCGCAAACCCCAatcaggtatatatatatacatatataagaaTTTACAATCTACATATCCTTAATGCTTCTTTCGTAAAGATCaaatggaagagagagagagagagaaaaaacattaaatttgaattattaCAGGTCCGGAAAGTTATGCGGCGATGATGGTGATCGGAGCGGTGACTGCGAATTGTGTGGTGAAGTGGGACGGCAACGCCCAGAGGcgcaaagagagagagaaaatccgTTTCCGTAGTCACTACTGCCCCTGGTAAAACTTCCTTAATTTACGAATCATGATTGTTTCATagaattaaattttgttttacTACTAATTATAGCTCCAATAGCTTTGTTGATGATGCACATATCAGCTCTTGgagagaataataaaaataattcatatcttcatctatcaaaataaaatatttttaaaaaatcgaaACTTTTCTGTTTAGATATACATATGTACGTCCCACCATCTCATGTCTATCACTAATTAAgatgatttaaattaaaataatgtaattttcaaaagaaatttcaaaaaaaaggTAATTGCATTGAAACCCTAATTTGAttaagttcaaaaaaaaaaaaaaaaaactttaattgAACACATTCACTTAAATAGGATTAATAATCTATGCATatagacatatatataaattcaacaACTTTGtgacaaaaaaaattctaacatagcatcaattaaattcttaaTTTGGGTTCATCCTATTTTTTGAAAACACTGAAAATTACATTTCTGTTTTAACAATCATGCATGCATGTAGCATGATCCAAACaactcataaataaataaattatgatattttgattGATTGCATTTGCAGGTGTAACGAGATGTGTGCTGGGTGCCGGAGCGGTGGTCGTGTGGGACGAGGAATTCCAACACTGCACAACCAACACAACGAAGTTGAAGATCAGGGAAGCCCAACGGTGCACGACCAGCATAACAagattgaagatcaagaaagCCCGCCGGCGGTGCACGACAAAATTGAAGATGGTAGCCGGAGCAGTGGTTGTGAGGGACAAGCAGGAAGTCCGGCGGTGGACGACCAACACAACGAATCTTGAACAAATATGAACAGAGATGGAGCCGGGGATGGCaggcagtggcggagccagTAATTTATATTAGAGGGACTgaccagttttttttttttggtatttcgtacattttagatatttttacttaaaaaataactataataataataaacaataatttcataaattatactatagtttcaatatattacaaataacTTAATTAAGACTATACACTTGGTGAGCTAATTGTTTTCGTTTGAAAAGGCAATGATAAATTGACTTAATTCGATATGTATTCATTGACTGAAAACATTGCAATATCTTTTCAATATACACGACCAAATTGTTATTTATCCACTCATTAATcaattatctatttttataaaattaaataaaatgtacAGAATATCAACAAATTAATAGAAGAAGTGATACAAAATTAACTATCATAGCTTCTATTTAACCATCCTTTAATCATAAGCATAATTTGCAACACAAAATAGTATCAGAATAAAAAATAGCCGACAAGAATAAtgcaataaaattaataagaatatatattttttaaataataataaaatagctgaattagtattatttatgaataataataaaaaaatatttataaagcAAAATTGGGGGTGGGCTTCAGCCCACCCTAGCCCATACATGGTTCCACAACTGATGGCAGTGGTGGCGGCCACCCCTCAAAATTCCAggcttttttatatatatttttacacattataaatttttataaatttttgtagttaaaatatatacatatataagactaattaattattagaccATGACATAATATTAACCAATTTCTAAACTCATTATTCAGATTCAATCTCAAATTATTAAaatctaatttaaatatattgggttttgcttaaataaatcaataatgaATTAAATTAGTTGCATAAGTCTAAActagaatattaaatttatgtgtttATTTCATCGTTTCTATATAATTGATcgaatttgaaattaattgttCTTAGTAATTATTATCATATAATttatctttataatttttttttaaatgttcaTGTATAAAATATGTGCAAATTGTGCGAAAAATATTATTCTCTCtgtccacgataagtgtggttttTTTTAGTCATTTTTGTTCGTCTACAAtaagtatgattttttttttttttagaaaatataccTCTATATTTTTACCATCATTCATacactatttacaaaaaaaatcatctgataaataatttattaattatctaaCAAATCAAGTTGATGAGTCTATTTCTTCACTTTATACGCATCTCTCATTCACACCATGCACAAGAATTTcgaattaatattaaatatatatcaagtttttatattttggatttttaaaaaattcgtccCCCTTTATAtaaaattcctggctccgtccctgattACGAATAAAAATAAGTCAGTATGTATAATGTTGAATAAGTTGCTTGTAATGATATTATTGATGCATTACAGGGCCAACTACAGATTATTATTGGCTTatttatgtcattttttttttgtttgtttgagaAAACATGCCAATTCTCATTGTTATAATTACTCTCTTTTTTTTGAGAACATTGTTACACTTACTCGGTATACTGTACTTAGATGGAAACGGGTATTTTTGGATATATTTGTTTTATGTGATTCATGAAAATTATTTCCCTAAGGGGTCttcgttttattttgttttgtcgATGTGGATATCGTGATACCATTGTGATTACTCAGTCATGATTGATCAAAGGTCAAATTGTGGGATGGATATGTATCAAACTGAATCATGCATGGAATAATTTTgggtaaaaaaaattgcaaccTTTTTAATGTATTGCAATCTTTTTAGACTTTAGTGACGTTCAATATAATACAACTCTTTAAACGTTGGAataattttgagattttatGGAAACATTGGAACATATTTTTTACTAttatgaaaacaaaataaatcacacATGGTGCGTTTGCTTGGAGATGTAAGGAAggaataaattttaattattattttatacctTGTTTGCTTCGATGTAATAAAAGATTCGAACAGGTTGTATAAAATACGAAGCATCACATTTTTTCTTGGacaatataaaattttatacatAAGGGAGGgtgttataattttataccaccttataaATAAAGGgataaatatatcatttaaaacaaacatgacataaaaaatatgatCTTCAATTTTAAGGGATAAATTTATAACTCATTAATTACATTATCCCTCTATAGAGGATAAAAAAGCAAACACGTCCTTCAAATAATTACTCATTCCATTCCCAATTAATGTTTACTAGATTTAACAAGGGCGGATGAGTTTAAGCACATCAATATATATCAGCTAGATGATAATAGTATACAATACCAAATATAATGTGTAGATCATACAGAAACACAATCTTGAAATCTATGTAGAAAATATAGCATGAAAATACGGATCATCAAACTAAGACAATCACGAATTGCTTGAGAAAATGGATTTCACATCACAATCCATTGAAATCTGGTCAGCTACGTGACTTAAGGAAACGAACCTGCAATTGCTCATTGCCATAGCTttcttgttcttcttcaatACATTTTGCAGATTCCACCATCGTTGTGTTCCTGATATCAACTTCAATCAGCTCAAGCGTCGGTATATCTCCAAAACCACATGGAATCTCCCTCAAATTATCGCATTCGTACAGAGTTAACCGCTCGAGCCTGGGAAAATGAGAGCTCTCTGTTATCCATTCAAGCAGATCAGTGCTGTCAATTAGTAGCACTTTCAGTTGACAGAATTCTCCTTCCCTCGTTTCCCATTCCGTTCCAAAGCAGGCTCGTCGTCTCAGTTTGAGCACTCGAAGATTAGGCAGCACTCCGATCATCCTCATAGCCTCCCATGGAAGTCTGCAGCCACTCAAGCTCAGCTTCCTCAGTGTTACTGGGAAAGCAATGTTCCGAGACAGATCATCCTTCAAATTTGGATACGGCTCTGCATACAAACTCAGCTTCTCAAGCCTATGAAGATGAACAAGATTGTGCAGTTCATATCCTGACCATCCCGTCTCGTACGTGCCTCTGTACGAGTAAGCGATTCCCAACTTCTTCAAGTTTGGCATCATTTCCAACATCCTCTCCGAGCACTTGAAATCCTTTACACGCGAGAGTGTATGCAGGTTTTCCATACACGGCAAGCTCCCTGCAGGCGGGTCGCGCAAGAAACCATTCAACAGCACAACGTGCCTCAACTGTGGCGTTTCCCAAATTTGAAATTCCATACACGACTTATTTAAGGATTTAACATCTAAACTTGAAAATTGGGTCTCAGCTCTACTCagaatcctcacaactaaggtCTGAAGATCGCGAAGCTCGCACAAGGAATACGATACAATCGTCAGCAGCTTCGTCTCAGGTTCACATGTAAAACCAAGGTATCTCAAATGAATTAGCTCACTGATATACACAAGAGATGATCCAAGTGTCACACTTAATGCATCGAACACCTTAAGAAGTCTAAATTCTTCCCAAGAATCCAACGCCCAATGCTTGAAAAGAAGGATGGTATGCATAGCTGAAACCATCTCAATGCTACCGGAGACATTACAAAACACACTTAGGCGGTTTGAATGCTCAATGCCTTGAGGAAAGGTGCCGGAGAACTCATCAACGGTGCACAGAAAATTCTCATCTCGACATTTCCTTAAACAGAGGCCTCTCAAGAGATCATGGATCTTCACTGTCCTGATCTTGCCATCAGATCCTTTCTTACTGATCAAGACAAGACTTTTTGCTACTAACTCTTCCAAATACTCATATCCCAACTCCTCCATCTCTCTTGCTTCATTTGATGCCAGAAACCCCTCCGCCGCCCATAACCTGATCAGTTTCGACACATTGATCTCATAATCTTCTGGGAAACACCCCATGTACA contains:
- the LOC130987827 gene encoding uncharacterized protein LOC130987827 → MPSATLSGALIGFGVEKYINTFRKPQSGPESYAAMMVIGAVTANCVVKWDGNAQRRKEREKIRFRSHYCPWCNEMCAGCRSGGRVGRGIPTLHNQHNEVEDQGSPTVHDQHNKIEDQESPPAVHDKIEDGSRSSGCEGQAGSPAVDDQHNES
- the LOC130987785 gene encoding putative late blight resistance protein homolog R1B-16, with protein sequence MQIQSSMNNPRPSDCIIGIEEDLLKIKSELCGGSSQLRVIPIVGMGGIGKTTLARYAYHDPLSVHRFDLCVWLTISQRFQLREILVSALCSLNNVDEEAYERVHDELLKETVYKRLKGMRYLVVMDDMWDMNVWDDLRGIFPDDRNGSRIIVTTRELSVASYIDSLHPHQMQLMAVDQSWRLLKGRVFGNGDCPLEFEEIGQVIAQNCRGLPLAVVVIAGVLSCEANWEEIARNVSKFVHTSYEKFIEILSLSYEYLPGRLRPCFLYMGCFPEDYEINVSKLIRLWAAEGFLASNEAREMEELGYEYLEELVAKSLVLISKKGSDGKIRTVKIHDLLRGLCLRKCRDENFLCTVDEFSGTFPQGIEHSNRLSVFCNVSGSIEMVSAMHTILLFKHWALDSWEEFRLLKVFDALSVTLGSSLVYISELIHLRYLGFTCEPETKLLTIVSYSLCELRDLQTLVVRILSRAETQFSSLDVKSLNKSCMEFQIWETPQLRHVVLLNGFLRDPPAGSLPCMENLHTLSRVKDFKCSERMLEMMPNLKKLGIAYSYRGTYETGWSGYELHNLVHLHRLEKLSLYAEPYPNLKDDLSRNIAFPVTLRKLSLSGCRLPWEAMRMIGVLPNLRVLKLRRRACFGTEWETREGEFCQLKVLLIDSTDLLEWITESSHFPRLERLTLYECDNLREIPCGFGDIPTLELIEVDIRNTTMVESAKCIEEEQESYGNEQLQVRFLKSRS